Proteins co-encoded in one Flavobacterium sp. M31R6 genomic window:
- a CDS encoding response regulator: MPRIRIVLLIILWFSFLGTAFGQTQLPTKKVIDKLTNQATELRESGNFEKSLLISRLALRKAVAIHDNVLIAKNYNNVAANYNDLVEFDKAIFYYNKALIYANLTQNDTIKQRINNNLGNMYCFEKKKYEKGVVYYRKALEYSKKIPDSSQMAFTNLNIAWAFFDIGKFQEGEGNLKMINAYYKRHNNNSIIVVLKMLNGMYWNFKNEDTKADFYFKEAIRLGKKLNEKSDLSFSHLEYSKFLLKRKDYKRAYENLDIYTKLNDEIYAEEKLEKANVEGINFELDEYRRTIDKIENEKDLQFQSLKKSRIIVLLFIIAIFVLLLFLNSLIKNNKFRLKSNADLMIANEELIIANKKAEESSILKTQFVSTISHELRTPLYGVVGITDLLLEEHKELASSPHLNSLKFSARYLLSLVNDILQINKIEENKIVLDSLTFNLTDEFYMIKNSLSFIAKKNNNKVYIDVDPLIPESLIGDKLRFAQILMNLVSNALKFTKNGEVNIIAKQVEIRDKTHSIEIKIKDNGIGIASLDQQKIFDKFVQVGRKELDYQGTGLGLPIVKRLLELFGSEIVVESELGKGTAFSFLINFEFNADKTIDIINNIQVDMTSSQVFKVLVVEDNPINQLITKRTIEKNNYSCVVVEDGFKALEILETEEFDIILMDINMPLMNGFETSRRIRQKGIETPIIALTAFDKNEITDEAIMAGINDIIVKPFEVVQLFKIINCLILKTKSVV; encoded by the coding sequence ATGCCCCGAATAAGAATAGTTTTATTAATTATTTTGTGGTTTAGTTTTTTAGGTACTGCATTTGGCCAAACGCAATTACCAACCAAAAAAGTAATTGATAAATTAACAAATCAAGCTACTGAGCTACGCGAATCCGGTAATTTTGAAAAATCTTTGTTGATTTCAAGGTTGGCTTTGCGCAAAGCTGTAGCTATACATGACAATGTTCTTATTGCCAAAAATTATAATAATGTTGCAGCTAATTATAATGATTTAGTTGAATTTGACAAGGCTATTTTTTACTACAACAAAGCCTTGATTTATGCCAATCTTACTCAAAATGACACTATAAAACAAAGGATTAATAATAATCTTGGAAATATGTATTGCTTTGAAAAAAAGAAATACGAAAAAGGGGTGGTTTATTATAGAAAGGCACTAGAATACAGTAAAAAAATACCCGATTCTTCTCAAATGGCTTTTACTAATCTCAATATTGCTTGGGCTTTTTTTGATATCGGTAAGTTTCAAGAGGGTGAAGGGAATTTGAAAATGATTAATGCCTATTATAAAAGGCACAATAATAATTCAATTATTGTTGTATTAAAAATGCTTAACGGCATGTATTGGAATTTTAAAAATGAAGATACAAAAGCTGATTTTTATTTTAAAGAGGCCATTCGGCTTGGAAAAAAACTAAATGAAAAATCGGATTTGTCATTTTCTCATTTGGAGTATTCTAAATTTTTATTGAAACGAAAGGATTATAAAAGAGCATATGAAAATCTAGATATTTACACTAAACTCAATGATGAAATTTATGCCGAAGAAAAGTTAGAAAAGGCAAATGTAGAAGGAATTAACTTTGAATTGGATGAATACAGAAGGACCATTGATAAAATTGAAAATGAAAAGGATTTACAATTTCAAAGTTTGAAAAAATCAAGAATCATTGTGTTACTTTTTATAATCGCAATTTTTGTTTTGTTGCTTTTCCTGAACTCATTGATTAAAAATAATAAGTTTAGATTAAAATCAAATGCAGATTTGATGATTGCCAATGAAGAATTGATTATAGCAAATAAAAAAGCAGAAGAATCATCTATTCTAAAAACACAATTTGTTTCTACAATAAGCCATGAATTGCGAACGCCATTGTATGGGGTTGTTGGTATTACTGATTTATTACTGGAAGAGCATAAAGAGCTTGCTTCAAGTCCACATTTAAACTCCTTAAAATTTTCAGCACGTTATTTATTGTCTTTGGTTAATGATATTTTACAGATCAATAAAATTGAAGAAAATAAGATTGTATTGGATAGTTTGACTTTCAATTTGACAGATGAATTTTATATGATAAAAAATTCATTGTCTTTTATTGCTAAAAAAAACAACAATAAAGTATATATAGATGTCGATCCATTAATTCCGGAAAGTCTAATAGGAGATAAATTGAGATTCGCCCAAATTCTTATGAATTTAGTTAGCAATGCCTTGAAATTTACTAAAAATGGAGAAGTAAATATAATTGCCAAACAAGTTGAAATACGAGACAAAACACATTCTATAGAGATTAAAATTAAAGACAATGGTATTGGTATCGCCTCTTTAGACCAACAAAAAATATTTGATAAATTTGTTCAAGTAGGAAGAAAGGAATTAGATTATCAGGGGACAGGTTTAGGTTTGCCAATAGTTAAAAGATTATTAGAACTTTTTGGTAGCGAGATTGTTGTTGAAAGTGAATTAGGAAAAGGGACAGCATTTAGTTTTCTTATCAATTTTGAATTTAATGCAGACAAAACTATTGATATCATAAATAATATTCAGGTAGATATGACTTCTAGTCAAGTATTTAAAGTGTTGGTTGTTGAAGATAATCCTATCAATCAATTGATTACCAAGAGAACCATAGAGAAGAACAATTACTCGTGTGTGGTAGTAGAAGATGGCTTTAAGGCTTTGGAAATTTTGGAAACTGAAGAATTTGATATTATTTTAATGGATATTAACATGCCTTTGATGAATGGATTTGAAACTTCAAGAAGAATAAGACAAAAAGGTATCGAAACTCCAATAATTGCCTTGACAGCCTTTGATAAAAACGAAATTACGGATGAAGCAATTATGGCTGGAATAAACGATATTATTGTAAAACCTTTTGAAGTAGTTCAGTTATTTAAAATTATTAATTGTCTTATTTTAAAAACAAAAAGCGTTGTTTGA
- a CDS encoding DEAD/DEAH box helicase codes for MLFEDLSLSKSIQRAVFEEGYTEATPIQEQSIPIVLAGRDLVGCAQTGTGKTAAFAIPIIHQLHRIVGSSKKAKVIRALVVTPTRELAVQIGQSFDTYGKYTNLTQLTIFGGVSQNPQVDALKNGVDILIATPGRLLDLHKQGFIDLDHLHTLVLDEADQMLDMGFVNDVKKIVKLTPKNRQTLFFSATMPIAIRELAEMFLTDPETVTVSPVSSTAENVEQRVYFVEKTEKRNLLYHLIKNENLSDVLVFSRTKHGADNVVKALRKKEIPAEAIHGDKSQNARQRVLDAFKNKEVGVLVATDIAARGIDIDQLPFVINFDLPNIPETYVHRIGRTGRAGNGGIAISFCSKDEKDYWKDIQKLIKVDVQTINDHPYPWHSGSPTESPNAQKNSNRSGGAHKSRKSTTSKQNKKRWY; via the coding sequence ATGTTATTCGAAGATTTATCACTTTCAAAAAGTATACAAAGAGCCGTATTTGAAGAAGGCTATACAGAAGCAACACCCATACAAGAGCAATCTATTCCAATCGTTTTGGCAGGAAGAGATTTGGTAGGTTGTGCACAAACTGGAACAGGAAAAACAGCGGCTTTTGCAATACCAATTATACATCAATTACATCGAATCGTAGGGTCATCAAAAAAAGCCAAAGTAATTCGTGCACTTGTAGTTACTCCTACAAGGGAATTAGCAGTTCAGATTGGACAAAGCTTTGACACCTATGGTAAATATACCAACTTGACACAATTAACAATCTTTGGAGGTGTTTCTCAAAACCCACAAGTAGATGCTTTAAAAAACGGAGTCGATATCTTAATTGCCACACCAGGACGTTTATTAGACCTACACAAGCAAGGTTTTATCGATCTAGATCACTTGCATACACTGGTACTAGATGAGGCCGATCAAATGCTTGATATGGGTTTTGTTAATGATGTCAAAAAAATTGTAAAGCTTACACCAAAAAACAGACAGACACTTTTCTTTTCTGCAACGATGCCAATCGCCATTCGTGAACTGGCCGAAATGTTTCTTACAGACCCTGAAACAGTTACAGTCTCCCCCGTTTCATCAACAGCAGAAAATGTAGAACAACGTGTATATTTTGTTGAAAAAACAGAAAAAAGAAACTTATTGTACCATTTGATAAAAAATGAAAATCTATCAGATGTTTTAGTTTTTTCAAGAACAAAACATGGAGCTGATAACGTGGTAAAAGCATTGAGAAAAAAAGAAATTCCTGCCGAAGCCATACACGGTGACAAATCCCAAAATGCAAGACAACGTGTTCTAGATGCTTTTAAGAATAAAGAAGTCGGAGTTCTTGTGGCTACTGATATTGCTGCTCGTGGTATTGATATTGACCAATTGCCTTTTGTCATCAATTTTGATTTACCCAATATTCCGGAAACTTACGTTCACCGTATTGGAAGAACGGGTCGTGCCGGAAATGGAGGAATTGCAATCTCTTTTTGCAGCAAAGATGAAAAAGATTACTGGAAAGACATCCAAAAATTAATTAAAGTAGATGTTCAGACTATAAATGACCATCCCTATCCTTGGCATTCTGGAAGTCCTACAGAATCTCCAAATGCTCAGAAAAACTCAAACCGAAGCGGTGGCGCACATAAATCGAGAAAATCAACAACATCAAAACAAAATAAAAAGCGCTGGTACTAA
- a CDS encoding dicarboxylate/amino acid:cation symporter — translation MTTITTKKPSFFKGLTGQILTAMFLGAVLGVIIHNSIAVESAQEFSNKIKMLATIFIRLVQMIIAPLVFTTLVVGIAKLGDIKTVGRIGGKALAWFFTASFISLLIGMLYVNLLQPGVGLNLSNVDLASATDVTAKTQSLSFENFIEHIVPKSLFEAMATNEILQIVVFSIFFGLAAASVGDHAKPVTDFLDRTSHIVLKMVNFVMKFAPIGVFGAIAGVFAVRDFQELAITYFKFFGSFLIGIGTLWIVLIFVGVLFLGKRIKVLLKHIVSPLVIAFSTTSSEAVFPKLTEELERFGVKDKIVSFMLPLGYSFNLDGSMMYMTFAAIFIAQAYGVHLDYPTQFTMLFVLMLTSKGIAGVPRASLVVVAATCGMFKIPIEGIALILPIDHFCDMFRSATNVLGNALATSVVGKWEDEKERKQNS, via the coding sequence ATGACTACAATTACAACCAAAAAACCATCTTTCTTTAAAGGTCTTACTGGCCAAATTTTAACCGCGATGTTCTTAGGAGCTGTTTTAGGTGTTATTATTCACAACTCTATTGCAGTAGAAAGTGCACAAGAATTCAGCAATAAAATAAAAATGTTAGCTACTATTTTTATTAGATTGGTACAAATGATTATTGCACCATTAGTTTTTACAACTTTAGTAGTGGGAATAGCCAAATTAGGGGATATAAAAACGGTTGGTAGAATTGGGGGAAAAGCCTTAGCCTGGTTCTTTACAGCTTCATTTATTTCATTATTAATTGGAATGTTGTATGTGAATTTATTGCAACCGGGTGTTGGTTTAAATTTGTCTAATGTCGATTTAGCTTCGGCTACAGATGTTACGGCAAAAACTCAAAGTTTGTCTTTTGAAAATTTTATTGAGCATATTGTACCCAAAAGCCTTTTTGAAGCAATGGCTACCAATGAAATTTTGCAGATTGTAGTATTTTCTATATTTTTCGGATTGGCAGCTGCATCAGTTGGAGATCATGCAAAACCAGTGACCGATTTTTTGGATAGAACTTCACATATTGTTTTAAAAATGGTAAATTTTGTAATGAAATTTGCTCCGATTGGAGTTTTTGGTGCTATTGCAGGAGTATTTGCTGTTCGCGATTTTCAGGAATTAGCAATTACTTATTTCAAATTCTTCGGTTCATTTTTAATTGGTATTGGCACGCTTTGGATAGTATTAATTTTTGTAGGGGTACTTTTTCTGGGAAAAAGAATAAAAGTATTGTTGAAACATATCGTGAGTCCATTGGTTATAGCTTTTAGTACAACTAGTTCTGAGGCTGTTTTTCCAAAACTTACAGAAGAATTGGAACGATTTGGCGTAAAAGACAAAATAGTATCTTTTATGTTACCATTGGGTTATTCGTTTAATCTGGACGGGAGTATGATGTATATGACATTTGCGGCAATTTTTATTGCGCAAGCTTATGGAGTACATTTGGATTATCCTACTCAGTTCACAATGCTTTTTGTCCTTATGCTTACCAGTAAAGGGATTGCTGGAGTTCCTAGAGCAAGTTTGGTAGTTGTTGCTGCTACTTGTGGAATGTTTAAAATACCAATTGAGGGTATTGCGTTAATATTGCCGATAGATCATTTTTGTGATATGTTTAGAAGTGCCACGAACGTTTTAGGTAATGCTTTGGCAACTTCGGTAGTTGGAAAATGGGAAGATGAAAAAGAAAGAAAACAAAATAGTTAA
- a CDS encoding glutaminyl-peptide cyclotransferase produces MKNYNFLFIIFLGIILSNCGNTKNGENSIFTFDNSNYKAHYISDDAISLGILNPNSKEIDSIVYFVNDKKVGFKKGNEKLNFNLKDQKLGYQNLKALVYFGGENSAATARIELVSNVTPKLINYKIVNTYPHDTASFTEGFEFHNDTLCESTGQKGTSYFRKYDYKTGKVYKQIDLDSMYFGEGITFINGKLYQLTWQEKTGFIYDAKTFKLEKTFTFEKDIEGWGMTNDGTYIYQTDGTEKIWKMDPKTQKMMDHINVYSGESKIKAINELEWINGKIYTNVWQKDAIAVVNPNTGAVEGILNMSGLRKFLKVTPDDVLNGIAYNPKTKTIFVTGKNWNKMFEITVSE; encoded by the coding sequence ATGAAAAACTATAACTTCCTATTTATCATTTTCTTAGGAATCATTTTATCCAATTGTGGAAACACAAAAAATGGTGAAAATTCTATATTTACCTTTGATAATTCCAATTATAAGGCACATTATATCTCTGATGATGCTATTTCGTTGGGTATTTTAAACCCAAATTCTAAAGAAATTGACAGTATTGTCTATTTTGTAAACGATAAAAAAGTAGGTTTCAAAAAAGGAAATGAGAAACTAAACTTCAACTTGAAAGATCAAAAACTGGGTTACCAAAATCTTAAAGCTTTAGTTTATTTTGGAGGTGAAAACTCTGCGGCTACAGCAAGAATTGAATTGGTTTCTAATGTAACTCCGAAATTAATAAATTATAAAATCGTAAATACTTATCCTCACGACACCGCTTCATTTACCGAAGGTTTCGAATTTCACAATGACACACTATGCGAAAGTACCGGACAAAAAGGGACATCCTATTTTAGAAAATACGATTACAAAACCGGTAAAGTTTACAAGCAAATTGATTTAGATTCGATGTACTTTGGGGAAGGAATAACCTTTATAAACGGTAAATTATACCAATTGACCTGGCAAGAAAAAACGGGTTTTATATATGATGCCAAAACATTTAAACTGGAAAAAACTTTTACTTTTGAGAAAGACATTGAAGGCTGGGGAATGACTAATGATGGTACCTATATATATCAAACTGATGGAACGGAAAAAATTTGGAAAATGGATCCAAAAACCCAAAAGATGATGGACCATATAAATGTATATTCTGGAGAATCCAAAATTAAAGCCATCAATGAATTGGAATGGATCAATGGTAAAATTTACACCAATGTTTGGCAAAAAGATGCTATTGCTGTCGTAAATCCAAACACAGGTGCAGTAGAAGGAATTTTGAATATGTCAGGTTTACGTAAATTTTTGAAAGTTACACCTGATGATGTATTAAATGGAATTGCCTACAATCCTAAAACAAAAACCATTTTTGTAACTGGTAAAAATTGGAATAAAATGTTTGAAATAACAGTTTCTGAATAA
- the aroC gene encoding chorismate synthase: MAGNSYGTLYRITTFGESHGEALGGIIDGCPSGIQLDLEAIQFEMSRRKPGQSAIVTQRKEPDDVQFLSGIFEGKTTGTPIGFIIPNTNQKSDDYSHIKDNYRPSHADYVYEKKYGVRDYRGGGRSSARETASRVVAGAIAKQMLSNIKINAYVSAVGPLSLDTPYQELDFSKIESNPVRCPDEAMAATMEDYIKQIRKEGDTVGGVVTCVIQNVPVGLGEPVFDKLHAELGKAMLSINAVKGFEFGSGFEGSKMKGSEHNDLYNPDGTTRTNLSGGIQGGISNGMDVYFRVAFKPVATIMQKQESLDNKGNITEMTGKGRHDPCVVPRAVPIVEAMAAIVLADFYLLNKTYL, encoded by the coding sequence ATGGCAGGAAATAGCTACGGCACACTATATAGAATAACTACTTTTGGAGAATCGCATGGTGAAGCGTTAGGAGGAATTATTGATGGTTGTCCTTCTGGAATTCAACTGGATTTGGAGGCAATTCAATTTGAAATGTCACGAAGAAAACCAGGTCAATCGGCGATAGTTACCCAAAGAAAAGAACCAGATGATGTCCAATTTTTATCAGGAATTTTTGAAGGAAAAACTACTGGAACGCCTATTGGTTTTATTATTCCGAATACCAATCAAAAATCGGATGATTATTCCCATATAAAAGATAACTACAGACCCAGTCATGCCGATTATGTGTATGAAAAAAAGTATGGAGTTCGTGATTATCGAGGGGGAGGACGCAGTTCTGCCCGCGAAACGGCCAGTAGAGTAGTAGCGGGAGCTATTGCTAAACAAATGCTTTCCAATATTAAAATAAATGCTTACGTTTCGGCCGTAGGTCCTCTTTCTTTGGATACACCTTACCAAGAATTGGATTTTTCTAAAATAGAAAGTAATCCAGTACGTTGTCCGGATGAAGCTATGGCTGCAACAATGGAAGATTATATTAAACAAATTCGTAAAGAGGGTGATACAGTAGGAGGTGTGGTTACTTGTGTAATTCAAAATGTGCCTGTTGGTCTTGGAGAGCCTGTTTTTGATAAATTACATGCTGAACTTGGAAAGGCAATGCTTTCTATCAATGCGGTAAAAGGTTTTGAATTTGGAAGTGGTTTTGAAGGTTCTAAAATGAAAGGTAGCGAACATAACGATTTGTATAATCCTGATGGAACTACCAGAACGAATCTTTCTGGAGGAATTCAAGGTGGCATAAGCAATGGAATGGATGTTTATTTCCGTGTGGCTTTCAAACCGGTAGCAACTATAATGCAAAAACAGGAATCACTAGACAATAAAGGAAATATAACCGAAATGACAGGAAAAGGTCGTCACGATCCTTGTGTTGTTCCTCGTGCAGTTCCCATTGTAGAAGCTATGGCTGCGATTGTTCTTGCTGATTTTTATCTTTTAAATAAAACATATTTATAA
- the fsa gene encoding fructose-6-phosphate aldolase codes for MKFFIDTANLAQIKEAQALGVLDGVTTNPSLMAKEGITGKNNILKHYVDICNLVEGDVSAEVNALDYDGMIKEGEELADLHDQIVVKLPMTKEGVMAAKYFSDKGIKTNVTLVFSAGQALLAAKAGATYVSPFIGRLDDISTDGLALIEEIREIYDNYGYETQILAASVRHTMHIVNCAKIGADVMTGPLSAIYGLLKHPLTDIGLAQFVADFEKGNK; via the coding sequence ATGAAATTTTTTATTGATACGGCTAATTTAGCTCAAATTAAAGAAGCACAAGCATTAGGTGTTTTAGATGGAGTTACTACTAATCCATCTTTGATGGCTAAAGAAGGAATTACAGGAAAAAACAATATTTTGAAGCATTATGTCGACATCTGTAATTTGGTTGAAGGAGATGTAAGTGCCGAAGTGAATGCGTTGGATTACGACGGAATGATTAAAGAAGGTGAAGAATTAGCTGATTTGCACGATCAAATCGTGGTTAAATTGCCAATGACAAAAGAAGGTGTTATGGCGGCTAAATATTTTTCTGATAAAGGAATTAAAACTAATGTTACTTTAGTATTTTCTGCAGGACAAGCTTTATTGGCAGCCAAAGCGGGTGCTACTTATGTTTCTCCATTTATTGGTCGTCTGGATGATATTTCTACAGACGGTTTGGCTTTGATTGAAGAAATCAGAGAGATTTATGATAACTACGGTTATGAAACTCAAATTTTGGCTGCTTCTGTACGTCACACTATGCATATCGTAAACTGTGCAAAAATCGGTGCTGATGTAATGACAGGGCCATTATCTGCAATTTACGGTTTATTGAAACACCCATTGACTGATATCGGTTTGGCACAATTTGTTGCTGATTTCGAGAAAGGAAACAAGTAA
- a CDS encoding formimidoylglutamase, translating to MEKLITLSINDLAKITNHRSGEIKFGEKILTIPKNTDPIDFIKSSEAKFVLFGIPEDIGVRANYGRPGAASAWESAIKSIANIQHNRFSKGNQIIALGQLNVKQEMKEVENLDFNDIDDRSKLSQLVEKIDKEVSHIICKIIQCGKIPIVIGGGHNNAYGNIKGAALAKGKAINAVNFDAHSDFRILEGRHSGNGFSYAFEEGFLKKYFIFGLHENYTSKSVLDIIKKIEDRVRYNTYDSVNIRKEKNFDQEMLTALDFIKNDPFGIEIDLDAIPNIASSAMTLSGFSIEELRQFVSFFGKNRNATYLHICEGAPDLGEDKNNHLIGKLIGYLVTDFMKAQNSIVL from the coding sequence ATGGAAAAACTTATTACACTCAGTATTAACGACCTAGCCAAAATCACCAATCATCGAAGTGGTGAAATTAAATTTGGTGAAAAAATACTTACAATTCCAAAGAACACTGACCCTATAGACTTTATAAAATCAAGTGAAGCCAAATTTGTCTTATTTGGAATTCCGGAAGACATTGGTGTTAGAGCTAATTATGGAAGACCTGGAGCGGCATCAGCATGGGAAAGTGCCATCAAAAGTATAGCCAATATACAACATAATCGTTTTTCAAAAGGCAACCAAATTATTGCTTTAGGTCAGCTGAATGTAAAACAAGAAATGAAAGAAGTCGAAAATCTAGATTTCAATGATATCGATGATCGTTCTAAATTAAGTCAATTGGTCGAAAAAATTGACAAAGAAGTTTCCCATATAATTTGCAAAATAATACAGTGTGGTAAAATCCCGATAGTTATTGGTGGCGGACACAACAATGCATACGGAAATATCAAAGGAGCAGCACTTGCCAAAGGAAAAGCCATAAATGCTGTCAATTTTGATGCCCACTCCGATTTTAGAATTTTGGAAGGGCGCCATAGCGGAAATGGTTTTTCGTATGCCTTTGAAGAAGGATTCTTAAAAAAATATTTCATTTTTGGACTACATGAAAATTATACTTCCAAAAGTGTTTTGGATATAATAAAAAAGATCGAAGATAGAGTTCGATACAATACTTATGATAGCGTTAACATCCGAAAAGAAAAAAACTTTGATCAAGAAATGTTAACAGCCCTTGATTTTATTAAAAATGACCCATTTGGAATCGAAATTGATTTGGATGCCATACCAAATATTGCGAGCAGTGCGATGACTTTAAGTGGTTTTTCAATCGAAGAACTGCGTCAATTTGTTTCTTTTTTCGGAAAAAATAGGAATGCAACTTATTTGCATATTTGCGAAGGAGCCCCAGACTTAGGTGAAGACAAAAACAATCATTTGATTGGGAAACTGATAGGTTATTTAGTAACCGATTTTATGAAAGCACAAAATTCAATTGTATTATAA
- a CDS encoding SDR family oxidoreductase, whose amino-acid sequence MNKVVLITGGSSGIGKSIGEFLHHKGFVVYGTSRNPERVLNSIFPLITLDVRNADSIHSAVDKIIEISGRLDVVINNAGVGITGPLEEIPMEEIKNNFETNFFGPIEVMKAVLPQMRSQQSGLIINITSIAGYMGLPYRSIYSASKGALELITEALRMEVKSFGIQIANIAPGDFATNIAAGRFHAPVIKGSAYEIPYGNNLKTMDEHVDSGSNPNEMAEAVYAVIQNSKPKIHYKVGAFMQKFSIVLKRILPDKVYEKMLMNHYNL is encoded by the coding sequence ATGAATAAAGTAGTCTTAATTACAGGAGGTTCTTCGGGAATTGGGAAGTCTATCGGGGAATTTTTGCATCATAAAGGATTTGTGGTGTATGGCACGAGCAGGAATCCTGAACGAGTTCTTAATTCGATTTTTCCTTTAATTACTTTGGATGTAAGAAATGCAGATTCCATTCATTCGGCTGTTGATAAAATTATAGAGATTTCAGGAAGACTGGATGTTGTGATTAATAATGCTGGGGTTGGTATAACAGGACCTTTGGAAGAAATTCCGATGGAGGAAATCAAAAATAATTTTGAAACCAATTTTTTTGGTCCAATTGAAGTGATGAAAGCTGTTTTGCCACAAATGCGTTCGCAGCAATCGGGATTAATAATAAATATCACCTCAATTGCTGGTTATATGGGCTTGCCTTATCGTAGTATTTATTCGGCTTCGAAAGGGGCTTTGGAATTAATTACAGAGGCATTACGCATGGAAGTGAAGTCATTTGGTATTCAAATTGCAAATATTGCACCTGGTGATTTTGCCACCAATATTGCGGCGGGACGTTTTCATGCTCCTGTAATAAAAGGTTCTGCTTATGAAATACCTTACGGAAATAATCTTAAAACTATGGACGAGCATGTGGACAGTGGAAGCAATCCTAATGAAATGGCTGAAGCAGTTTATGCCGTCATTCAAAATTCAAAGCCAAAAATTCATTATAAAGTTGGTGCTTTTATGCAAAAGTTCTCTATTGTCTTGAAAAGAATACTTCCAGATAAAGTATATGAAAAAATGCTTATGAATCATTATAACTTATAA
- the hutI gene encoding imidazolonepropionase: MTTLIVNIKELLQVRENSISKVSGTEMAILPTIKNAFLLIEDDLIADFGSMDDFPKINADTTIDATGKTILPSWCDSHTHIVYAGNREQEFVDRINGMTYEEIANRGGGILNSAKKLNETSEEEIYIQSKARLEEVMHLGTGAVEIKSGYGLTVEGELKMLRVIQQLSQNYPITIKATFLGAHAFPTAFKDNKKGYIDCIINEMLPEIAKKKLADFIDVFCETGYFSVEETEQIMEAGIQFGLKPKIHVNQFNSIGGIQAGVKHNALSVDHLEIMKPEDIETLKNTETMPVALPSCSYFLSIPYTPAREIIAAGLPLALATDYNPGSTPSGNMNFVVATACIKMKMTPEEAINAATLNGAYAMGISKTHGSITKGKKANLIITKAIPSYYQLPYAFGSNLIDKVMLNGKIIE, translated from the coding sequence ATGACAACATTAATAGTTAATATTAAAGAACTGCTTCAAGTCCGCGAAAATTCCATTTCAAAAGTATCTGGAACTGAGATGGCTATTTTGCCAACAATTAAAAATGCTTTTTTACTTATCGAAGACGACTTAATTGCTGATTTTGGGTCTATGGACGATTTTCCTAAAATTAATGCCGATACCACTATTGACGCAACAGGAAAAACAATCCTTCCATCTTGGTGTGATAGCCATACCCACATCGTGTACGCCGGTAATCGCGAACAAGAATTCGTGGATCGCATAAATGGAATGACCTATGAAGAAATTGCCAATCGAGGTGGCGGAATATTAAATTCGGCAAAAAAACTTAACGAAACCTCAGAAGAAGAAATTTATATCCAATCAAAAGCACGTCTTGAAGAAGTAATGCATTTGGGAACCGGTGCAGTCGAAATCAAATCGGGTTACGGTCTCACCGTTGAAGGAGAACTCAAAATGCTGCGTGTAATTCAACAATTATCACAAAACTATCCGATAACCATAAAAGCGACTTTTCTTGGTGCTCACGCCTTCCCTACTGCTTTTAAAGACAATAAAAAAGGTTATATAGATTGCATTATTAACGAAATGCTTCCTGAAATTGCCAAAAAAAAATTGGCCGATTTTATTGATGTCTTTTGCGAAACAGGCTACTTTTCAGTCGAAGAGACCGAACAAATTATGGAAGCGGGAATTCAATTTGGCTTAAAGCCAAAAATTCATGTGAACCAATTCAATTCTATTGGCGGAATTCAAGCTGGTGTAAAACACAATGCCCTTTCGGTAGATCACCTTGAAATAATGAAACCAGAAGACATAGAAACCTTAAAAAATACAGAAACAATGCCGGTAGCTTTGCCTTCTTGTTCCTATTTTTTAAGTATTCCTTACACCCCAGCACGCGAAATTATTGCTGCTGGACTTCCTTTGGCTCTTGCTACTGATTATAATCCCGGCTCTACCCCATCGGGAAATATGAATTTTGTAGTTGCCACAGCTTGTATCAAAATGAAAATGACTCCCGAAGAGGCCATAAATGCTGCAACCTTAAATGGTGCTTATGCCATGGGAATTTCCAAAACCCACGGAAGTATTACCAAAGGCAAGAAAGCCAATTTAATCATCACAAAAGCAATACCTTCCTACTATCAATTGCCATATGCTTTTGGTAGTAATCTAATTGATAAAGTAATGCTCAATGGTAAAATTATTGAATAA